The window gcttcttcagtgttccttggttgaagagtcctcttagtttagttcaaagttggtatttctagatgatggttcttaaaattaagttgtaatccactttggttctgggagttggaagttggtacgtccgcctactccatcgccatcttgccgccccAAGGACTATCTTATGTTCACCACTAACTACCCATCCCCACGCACATTTCCTGTCCATATGATGTATGCAGAGTAAATATGGAGACACAGACAAATGAGAGAGCAAGTCAGAGTGCTTGCAGGAAGCCCAAGCCGACTGTGATGGTCTGTTGGCTgcagtgggctcctcctgcctctcctgctGCTTCCCCAGCACAACTCCACTTCCTGCCCCTGGGAACTGCCTCGCCACCCCCACCCTATCCCGACTCACAAGGATGTTTTTCACCTTCGTCCCTGTGCCTGGATACCCTTCGTAGGACCTGTGCTTGTGGAAAGAGCGCCCCTGCCCCCAGATCTCCAGAAAATGTCATGTCTTGTCTTGTCCCATAGGTGTGTTTGTGCACAAAGTCATGGTCATGTGAACACACATGCAGCTGAAGGAGGAGCTCAGCTGTGCAAAGGAGGCTACATTTGGGCAGGCGACTCCGGGTGGCAGAGAAAATGTTCCCTCTCGCAGACAGCCTGTTATTTCTTTCACTAGGATAACAGGTACTAGTTAATTTTGTCGAGTCCTTGCTGGGTGTCAGGCCCTGTTGTTGTAAAGCACTTTGTCTACAGAAATCCATGTTGTCCTCCCAGTAAGCCTCTGCACTCATACTGTGCCCATTTAACAGGTACAGGAACTGAGGCAGAGGGTGGCTGTGCGCATGTGGCTGCACACACAGGAGGTGAGTAAGAAGGGACTTGAAGCCAcaaagtctggctccagagccgcTCTTCACTGCTGCCACGCTACAGGGACGCCAGCCCAGAGGGAGGGACTAGGGGCCGGGTGAGGGTCCTGGCTTCTTCCAAGAGGAGAAGCTGTCCTACAGCCCTTGCAAGACTGGGCCAGAGAACGGCGAGCAGTGCCACCAGAGGAGAGTCTGAGCACGTCTGTGAGGACCCTGACCAGCCCCAGACATGTGGGGTCACCCTGGCTGGCACAGCCAGAGGGCTGGCCTCTCAGAGCTCTGAGATCCTCAGCCTCCTGCTTCCATCCAGgcggcagtggccagtcccccttccccctcctccccctccatccccctcctcccccagcccacaCTCCTCCCTGAATCATAAAGCCAGACCCCAGTCCAGACTGTTGCTCAATCTCCAGGAGCTGGTTCCTGTGGGCAGTGCCTGAGGCGCCTGACCCGCTCCTTTCTGCAGTTCTAGGGAAAGGCGAGATCTTGCACAAGGCCCTCTGCGTCTGCCCTCTGTCAGGGGAGGGTGACATGGAGCCCCTCTGGCTGCTCATCCTGCTCTCTGTCACAGGTAGGACCCCCTCGCTCCGCCGCGGAtggcttctttccttcctcttccatgAGTAAGTGGCCGGTGGGCGGGTCGCGGTGGGGAGCCCTGACGCGGAGGAGGTTGAAGTCCTCACTAGTTCTgcgcccctcccttcccctttcaccTCCCCATATCCTTGACGCTCTCCCTCCCTCCGCGACCTCAGAACCTGCTGTCACACTCTTCATTCATGTATGTGCAGGTGCAAAGGGCCGGCAGATTCCGGCCAcgtgggaagggaaggagttcTGATGGTGGCGTCTCGAGCACTAGCTAGTAGCTAGGGGAAGTTTTGGGGGCACTAGTAAGAGCTCCAAAACTTAGGAACCACTTAAGCATAAGACTAGCCCCAGAGGAATGGCAAGGGGCGGGGGGAAGAGCCCAGCACTGAGAATCTGCATCTTTGGGGTGCCCCCTCCCACGCTCAGAAGGTCCTCTTGTCCTCAACCCTGGATGGGAAATGAGGAGGCCAAATATTTGTCATTGGGATGGGGGAAGGGTGTCATGGGGGAAGGGTGCCCCTTGCTCCTTCAAACCACCAGGCAAACCTGGGTGAGAAGGGAGTGTCCCAATGGGGTCTTGCTGCTGCCGCTTCTTAGCTGGGGTGCAGTGGAACAAGGTGGGGGTGAGGCCTGCCTGGAGGCGGAGGGCTGGATGAGATGACAGGTGGAGTGGAGTGGCCTCTGCTCACCAGGCCTCTCTGGTTCCAAAAGGCAGGTCATCGACAGCCCAAGGCTATCTTTCAAGTTTCTGTCACCATACGGTTGAAGACGGGGTGAAGGGAGGAGACCCGAGAGAGGGAAGTTGAGACAGAGGCTCTGGGTCATTGTCCTGCAGCTCTGGCTTTGGAAGTAGGCTGGTGCTCTAAGCcagtctcccccaccccaaggAGGACCCCCAAAATAGCAGTCTCATGTCTCCCCCAAAATAGCTCTGAGACGAGTCCATCCTGAAAGGGGAACAAAGCCACAGAAATAGGGAAGCTGGAAGCTGAAGGTCAGAAAAACAGAATGCAGAGCCGGCAGGAGcgtgggcaggggcagagggacgaGGTGAccagggcagggagagggtgCCTGACCCCTGCGCAACCAGCCCCGGGCCTGAGAGGGTCAccagcccttctctctctcgagAACAGAACTGGAGAGAACTTCTCGACCAAGTGTTTTTGGGTACGGGCCCAGAGAGGGTCAGTTACTCCTTCAACAATGTTCAGCAAGTCCAACGATGACAGAGCCTGACCCAGGTCCTGGGTTTCCCACAAGCACGTGCCTGAGCTGTGCCACTTCCTGCACAACTTCCAAAGCTCCTTAGCTCCTTAAGGGCAGGATTTCCGTCTCTCGTTcactgcacatagtaggtgttcaataaacatttgctgagtgACCGACAGAGTGAATGAATGTCTCTTCCCCAGAGCTGTCCCGAGCCCACAACGCCACGGTGTTCCAGGGCCTGGCAGGCACATCCCTGCAGGTCTCCTGCCGCTACAACCCCCTAAAGCACTGGGGCCGGCGCAAAGCCTGGTGCCGCCAGCTGGGCGAAGGGGCCCCGTGCCAGCGGGTGGTCAGCACCCACAGTGCGTGGGTGCTGTCCTTCCTGAAGGTGCGGAACGGGAGCACGGCCATCATGGACGACACCCTGGGTGGCACTGTCACCATCACACTGCGGGACCTTGGAGCCCCCGACGCTGGCCTCTATCGGTGTCAGAGCCTCCGTGGCGACCAGGCTGACACCCTCCGGAACGTCCTAGTGGAGGTACTGGCCGGTGAGTGGGCAGCTGGCGGCACCTGGGCCTGCCCTTGGGCTGGGGCTCACGACTCTGGTGCCTGTGCACAGGACCACGCTCTGGGCTTTCGGGGTCCCTAAGAAAACCCACGCTATAGATCTTGTCCCCCCCCTCGGCAGGCCGCTATGGATGGTTAGGTAGGCTGTTCACTGCACAGGGAGCCATAGTCCTACCCTGAGGCCTCTGTCCGGGCTGTGCTCCCTGGGGTGGGACTGAATCACTTGCAGGAAGGGGACCGTCTCTCACTGGCACACGGCACCGTCCGAGCCGGCTGCGGTCCTGCTTCCCCACGCGGCCGTGTCCACCTGGCAGCGGCTGGGATGTGAACACTGAAGCTGGTCCTTAAGGGGCGGGAGGAGAGTCCTTTATTCCCTCACCCAGCACCCAACGGACCTAGCAACTAAATTCAATACCAACCAGGTACAGAGAAACAGCCCTTGGCAGGAACACTGCTCGTGTCCCTGGGCAACGTGCTTCACCTCTCTGGGACTCTAATTCCTCATCTTTAAGTGGAGATGATGGTGTCAGTCCTGCTGACCCCACAGGCCTCCTGTGAGGCACACATACAATGACAAAACAGGCTTGGGGGTAGGTGACAGCCCTTGTCCCATCCTCCTGCCCCTGAACTGCTTGGCGTCCCCATTGCTGGCCTGAGCAGGCTAGGCGGGGCGGACCCACACGGGGTGCCTTCCGGGCAGCCTCCACCCTTGTCCTCAAGGAGAAACCTGAGCTGGCCATCCTTTTCCCACTCTTTCCCCGCTCCTCCGCCAACCTGACCCCTCACCGTGGAAACGCCGGGGCAGCATAGTGTTTGTCTGTGGTGGGGAgctgggtggggggggtggaCTGCCCACCTCAGACCCCAAGCCGCAGTTCCACCACCTCGCCAagtgggaagggggggaggggctgaggagACGCAAATTTTCAGCTGTCAGGGTTTAGGCCTCTGCTGTCTCCCTAGAGGGTGGgcagaaaatatttatactacCACTACTAACCCATAGCTGGAGAAGACAGCTTGGCAGTTCAGACGACTTTCAAGTACATAGTTTATTCCATTTGCTCTTCCCAAAGGCCCCGTGggatgggaggtgggagggagccaCAGCACTGAGCTCCTAGGAGGAGATAGACACTACAAAGGGTGTTCCCCAGAATCCACAACACTGTTATTGAAGAGGTATCCCCAACTGCCCCGCTTTACAGGTGAGGCCGCTGAGGCTCAGAGCGGTTAACAACTTGATCCACACAGGACCGGAGCCTGCAGGCCTCAGGCCAAGGCCTGGAGAggttcttcccctccccctgcaggcTGCCTCaaggcggggggagggggtgtaAGGTCACCGGCCCTGTCTCCCACAGACCCCCTTGATGGCGAAAAGTCCCAGAGCTTTGAGGGTTCCAAGGTGCAGAAGAGCATCTCCAGGTACTGTGACAGGTCTTTCCTGAGACCCCTGGCAGACTTCTGCCCTGCAGAGCCCGGGAATGGGGTGGTGGAGACTGCGGGTCCCAGAACGACAAATTCCACGGCGGGGGAGCGTGAAAGGGCCCGGATATGATCTTGTCTAGACGCCCTTCCCGCCAGCCAGTGTGTGTTGGCATGACTGTCCCGGCTGCTAGCTGTTGGAATTCTTTCACGACAGTTTGTAAATCGTTGTGGCTCCCAGACTCCTGAATGGCCGGCTTCCTGAGCCTCCCCGGCAGCCCTAGGCCGTCCCCACAGCTCAGCAACAAAGAACATTTTCATACTTTAGTACAAAACTGGGATCCGCAGACCTGCCCCTCTGATGGGACCAGAACCAATTCTGATTGGTTCCTGTCTGAGTACTGGCAGTAAACATTGTTACTTTGAACATGGAGCACCCGTGTACcccctgacaccccccccccatacacacacacaccatcccaTCCCACCATGTGAGGCAGGGACTCTTCAGCTGGGGAAGGTGACGTGTTCAAACACACTCAGTAGGCTGGTCGCCTAGCACTCTGGTCTCCCGAATCCAGGCTTCCCAAGCCCCACAGAGCTCCACCCCAGGGATGGCGCTGGGTGGGGGGTGTACCCTGAGCCCCGGAGGCTCCTGGTGTCTCCCCATCCTTCTCCGAGGCCACCTCAAGGCCTCCCGCATGCTGTCCTTGTTTCTCCAAGGAACCCCTCGGAAGAGGACACCCCCTTCCCACCCGTGTCCATCCTTTTCCTCCTGGCCTGCGTCTTTCTCAGCAAGCTTCTAGCAGCCGGCGTCCTCTGGGCTGCGGCCTGGCAGAGGCAGAAATGGGAGACATCCCCGGCCAATGGGTCTGACGGCAGCCAAGATCCAGACTGCCAGCTGCAGACTCTGACAGGCGAGCTTGGTGAGCACGGTGTGGCCGGGAGGCCGGGCACGGAGGGCTCGGTGCGGCTGAGAGGGCCGTGTGAGCACTCAGTGTATTGCAGGGCTGAGAGACACCTGAGACGAGAGGCTCCCATGTGGGACGAGAGGCCCGGGAGAGGTCTGCGGGGGCCACCCAGCCTGCACACTCGTCCCTCGGCCACCAAGACTCCTGGTTCTGCTTTGGCGAAACACCACTTTGCCTGTCCCCTGCTTCCCCTGgccccagggtgtgtgtgtgggggggggggggcgggagaagGCACCTGTGCCTGGCAGGTGGAAGGATCGCCTACCAACTTCTGGACTGGACAGCGAACATCCTCTCAAATAAATCCGAGACTTCACGCTCAGCTGGACTGTCTGGGTCATCATGAAGTTCTCTTTTGTTTCATGGCGAGGAGAATCAGTTTCGATGAAGAAAAAGGGTCTGACTCATGGGGACCTAGGATGTTAGTGCACCATGTCCCACCATTCTCCCAGGCTCCAAACTGGCCAGTGTTTCTGGTCTTCTCGCTCCCTTTCCCAGATCTAACGACCAAGTCCCGCCTCCCCTCTGGAGTCTCtctagcccccccaccccacccccatcctcctcTCGCTTCCTGTCCACGAGTCCCCTAGGGTTACTGCTGGCCTCCCTGCAGTgggcctccccccccacccccaagtcccCCAAGGCCCAGCTGACTCACCCATGCTTCTCCCTGGAGCTTGACTCTCACCACTGTTACTTCTCCTTCAAAGGAGTGACGAGGACTTGAGTTACCGAGGTCAGCACGGCAGAACCGGAAACTACCAATCAAAGCCCCTCGTTGTTCAgaagggaaactgagactcacaaGGGAATGGATTTACCCAAAGTCCCCAGGAGAGCTTGAAAATCCACATTTCACTCGGCATTCAAGGTGCCCTTCCTTCTAGCTCagtcttattcattcattcattcattcattcaacagatctTTTCTGTGCTAGGACTGTCCTAGGCATTGGAGACACAGTAAACAGGAACAACCAAGGGTGTCTGCCCAGTGGAGCCATGTTTtcatggggggagagaggagatagtgaaCCAGTCAGCCGGTCAGGAGCTCTGGGAGTGCAGCAGGGACGGGGTGATGCAACTCTTAAGGGTGGTCGGAGGGCAGACTTGGGGAGGCGAAGAAGCAGACCTCATCGCTGTCTCCTGTACACACACCACACCCGGGCCGGGAGTGAGGGGAATTGGGACCGAGAGGTCCCCAGGGTGGGCCCGCGGAGAGGGTAGGGCGGAGTCATCCACATCCGCGGGCAGGAgcttcctctgccctctgccgTGTGGCTGCTTGGCCCCTACCTGGGCGTGGACACCTGGGGTTTGGGATCCCTGAGGCAGCCCTGGGTTCCAGCCTCGGAGCCtcacccagccccgccccccgtccccccccctgccccccacccccccgcccccgcctacTCCCCAGTCAGACTGCCCGGGGGGTGTGGCTGTTGTGGGGCCTGTGTGTTGTGTTCCGGGCCTTCTGACTCAGGAGCACGTGGAACTTCCTCCTGTGTCCTCAGACCGGACAGTCGTCAAGACTGAGTGAAATGAGCTgagtggggaggtggagagattgagcaaaacagaaagagagagaaaaaactcatgggcaCAGGGAGCAGAGTGGTGATTgcagagtggggggtggggtggggagggaataaatggtgaagGATGGAGACCTGACTGGGGGTGGTGAACACGcaatacagtgcacagatgatgtggTGTATCGTTGTGtagctgaaacctgtataattttgttaaccggtGTCActccaacaaattcaattaaaaaataatattataaaaaaagtaagaCTGAGTGGAGCCCAAACTGAGCCTGGTCCCACATCCTGCCGCCCCTTCCGGGTACAGGGGGCTCCCCAGGCCCAGGCCACTGTGCCTGGTACCGGGGCGCAGGTGACCCTCTCTTTGCCATTGGGATCCCTGGCCTTGGACTCTGGAGCACACATCGGACTGCAGGGGTGGGATACTTTGGTTTCAAACTTCTGCTTTGCCTCTTAAGAAACTTTAAGCAAGATCCTTAATGCCTCTGAGCCTCAGGGTCCTCTcctacagaaaacaaaacaagtaccCTCCTGGCTACAGAATAATATGGAATGTGAATGATAATGGAGAAATGAACAGAACACCCGCTGCtccaggcagggaggggaggaggtgagtgAATCTCCCTGGAGCCGGCGCGCCGTCCCCAGGTCCTCGGGTGGGCTGGCTGCGCAGTCGCCCTAGAACACAGCGTGGTCAGCGCCCTCTGCTCGGAAGGCCCAGACCAGGCAGAACATGACAATCTCTATAAAGAGTTGTCTCCCCCCAAAAAGGGATAGTGTGATAAGGTGCCGAAAAATcacaaaaattgttaacattagtactttttttttattcattatagagagaggagagagagagagagatagaaggagggaggagcaggaagcatcaactcccatatgtgccttgaccaggcaagcccagggttttgaaccggcaacctcagcgtttccaggttgacgctttatccactgcgccaccacaggtcaggcaacattagtattttaaaaggaagagtcaggcccccttacccctcttttctgaaaacaaacaaacaaaaataaaaacccagagaaagagattaaaggggcaaaagttagtaactaatcagAGTTTAACTAtatatagttctctggaaggactaagGCCACCTGCTAGACAGCAAAGAAGATAaaagttatctgaaaacttcctctttcccttccttaagATCGTCTTAAGGAGACATctgctttaggagacaatgtttacatatcttaattaaaaattcctacactgaccaggtggtggcgcagtggatagagcgttggactgggatgcagaaggacccaggttcgagacctcaaggttgccagcttgagcgcgggctcatctggtttgagcaaaagctcaccagcttggacccaaggtcgctggctcgagcaaggggttaatcggtctgctgaaggcccgcggtcaaggcacatatgagaaagcaatcaatgaacaactaaggtgtcacaatgcacactgaaaaactgatgattgatgcttctcatctctctccgttcctgtctgtctgtccctatctatccttctctctgactctctctctgcctctgtaaaaaaaaaaaattgaaaaaaaaaattcctacactgactctaactcttcctcccctcctggagtcctgagagtgacatatacctctagacaaagggatcacgagcccactccccttgcttgaaaaacctgcattctgtaacattttatatgctttctaataatcatcccttttgaaattctttatatgtataaagctTGTAAACTAAAGCAAGGGGGGACTAGCTTTTAGTAAAGgcaatttcatttagcttctctccttatcctaagctaaacatcTTGTAGGGACAGGGATgagggtagacactagaagatttgggactGTCTTTGCcgggtatgtaaaacaattatcactactgtgttatcttgtggtcttgatgtgtaagaatgctttttccttttaatagaccctatagatagatgttgtaagcttgttagtaattgcctattgtaccatgctccctccttacccaccccaaccggtATGTGATTTGTTCTATAAAAACCAGCCACAGAATGgtagggactttctacatgatttgggattgtgccctgtgtagctagccagctaattaataaactcctcaaaaattcatttggactcgGTGTCTCTGTGTAACCTGCAGattaaggtacagtactttacaacaatcgtgcatccttaaaacaaaaatatgctaTAAATAAGAAATGCTTGCAGAATAAAAAGTCTTGTAAATTAAGAAcgctaaaaagttaaaaatttaaaagacaataatAGAATGGATGGAAGGAAAATATGAGGATATCTTCTAGAAATCAGAACAAAATagaccaaaaagagaaaagataggaAAATGAGATAAATACAGTAGGTTCCATATCCAACTAATTAAGGAGTtccagaaaaagagagggagaaagaaaatggagaagtaagtGGAGAAATGATGTGATTCTCGGGGCTGAATATCGTGGCAGCACCCAGCTGAATAGACAGGGACGGGCCAGGTCTGCCATCAAGGTGGGACTCTGTTGTGCAGTGGGACCACAGGAGAGGGACAATCTCGTGAGAGCTTAGCTGGGGACACTCTGACAGAACTTAGAATCTTGGACCGTGGGTAGGACATGAGCTCTCTTCTTCACAGCTCTGCACCCTCCGATTCTATGTTTGGAAGACCCCGAAGATcgtttttaactttttctctaaTGCTCTCCAGCTGTCTTGACCTTCCTGCCTTACTCCTTGGCCGGGACCCAGCCCCGCCTTGCCCAGCCCCCCCCTCAGGGTCAGCTCCTGAGCTCTGAGCCAACCAAGGTTTGGAAGCCTTTCTTATCCCCACCCGTGGAGGGCCCCACCAGTGTCTGCCTCCCACCCACGGTCACTGAGAGCCCCACGTGACTGTGTGAGGCAGATGTTTCCTGACCCCAGGGGAATGCTGGGTCAGTGCCCGGGAAATCCCTCGAGCTGACATCTCCCTGCCCAGCTATGGGTCCCGACCTGCTCTTGCTGCTGCTCCTGGGACTAGCAGGTAAGGTCCGGAAGGAGCTGCACTCTGGGCCCCATATGTTCTGCTCCATGCCTAGAAACAATTGacagtgt is drawn from Saccopteryx leptura isolate mSacLep1 chromosome 1, mSacLep1_pri_phased_curated, whole genome shotgun sequence and contains these coding sequences:
- the TREM2 gene encoding triggering receptor expressed on myeloid cells 2 isoform X1, which encodes MEPLWLLILLSVTELSRAHNATVFQGLAGTSLQVSCRYNPLKHWGRRKAWCRQLGEGAPCQRVVSTHSAWVLSFLKVRNGSTAIMDDTLGGTVTITLRDLGAPDAGLYRCQSLRGDQADTLRNVLVEVLADPLDGEKSQSFEGSKVQKSISRNPSEEDTPFPPVSILFLLACVFLSKLLAAGVLWAAAWQRQKWETSPANGSDGSQDPDCQLQTLTGELGLRDT
- the TREM2 gene encoding triggering receptor expressed on myeloid cells 2 isoform X2, with protein sequence MEPLWLLILLSVTELSRAHNATVFQGLAGTSLQVSCRYNPLKHWGRRKAWCRQLGEGAPCQRVVSTHSAWVLSFLKVRNGSTAIMDDTLGGTVTITLRDLGAPDAGLYRCQSLRGDQADTLRNVLVEVLADPLDGEKSQSFEGSKVQKSISRNPSEEDTPFPPVSILFLLACVFLSKLLAAGVLWAAAWQRQKWETSPANGSDGSQDPDCQLQTLTGLRDT